The genome window GAAGAAAAATTTGCTATTGATGTAGATGCCTTAACCGAGCGTTATCAATCCATTCAAAAAAATGTTCATCCAGATCGTTTTGCGCATGGCTCAGATCAGGAAAAACTGCTGGCAGCGAAAAAATCCACTCAGGTTAATGACGCTTATCAAACGTTGAAAAAGCCTTTGAAGCGTGCTCAGTATATGTTGGAATTGCGTGGTGTCGATATGCCAAGCGAGCAGGCTTCCTTCAGTGATAATGCGTTCTTAATGCGGCAAATGGAGCTGCGTGAAATGCTTGAAGAAGTTAAATTTGCTGACGATATTGATGCTGCTGTTTTTGAAGTTTCACAGGTGCTGGAAACTGAGTTTGAACAGTTGTATAAGGAGATGCAAATAGCGTTACTTGAAAACTCTGATGCATCCAACCAAAGTGCGAGTGAAATCTTGCGAAAACTAAAGTTTTACCAAAAACTTCACCTAGAATTAGATCGATTAGAAGATCTTTTATTCGACGAATAATCTTTTCACCTTTTGACAGAACGAGCCCCAAATGGCGTTATTACAAATAGCAGAACCTGGTCAAAGTACCGTTCCTCATGAGCATCGTTTAGCAGCAGGTATCGACTTAGGTACCACCAACTCATTAATAGCCACAGTTAAAAGCGGTTTAGCAGAAACCTTAGCGGATGAAAATGGCCAGGATATTTTGCCTTCGATTGTTAGTTATCAAGCAGACAACGTTCTCGTTGGACACCCAGCCAAAGAGCTGGCGGTTTCCGACCCGCAAAATACCATTGTTTCTGCGAAACGCTTAATTGGCCGCTCCTTAAGCGATATTCAATCTAAATATCATTCATTGCCTTATCAGTTTTGTGGTGATGAAAACCACCCAAGCTTTGTTACTCGTAGCGGTGATATTAATCCGGTGCAAGTGTCAGCAGAAGTGTTAAAAACACTTAATCAACGAGCGCAACAGGCCTTAGGTGGTGAACTGACAGGCGTAGTGATCACTGTACCGGCGTATTTTGATGATGCGCAGCGTCAAAGCACTAAAGATGCGGCAAAGCTTGCCGGTCTCAATGTGTTGCGCTTGTTAAATGAACCAACAGCGGCGGCCGTCGCTTATGGCTTAGACTCTGGCCAAGAAGGTGTGATTGCGGTTTATGATTTAGGCGGTGGTACTTTTGATATTTCCATTTTGCGTCTGAATAAAGGGGTATTTGAAGTATTAGCCACAGGTGGTGATTCTGCGTTAGGTGGTGATGATTTTGATGTTGTCTTAGTGGATCATCTAGTTGCGCAGGCTAATTTGCAGCGCCCATTAACGCCGTCGATGGAACGTCAGTTAACAGAGCAAGCCTGCCGGGCTAAAGAAGCGCTGACTAATAATGATAGCCATGAAATCAATTTGTACCTAGCAGATAACAGCACCTGGCAATGCACAATCACTCGTGATGATTTTGAGGGATTAATAAAATCATTGGTAACGAAAACGGTTCGTGCATGTCGTAGAGCGCTTAAAGATGCTGACGTTGAAGTGTGTGAAGTCAAAGAAGTGGTCATGGTGGGCGGCTCTACCCGAGTGCCGTTAGTGCGCACGGAAGTAGAAGCTTATTTTAAACAGCAACCATTAACCTCGATAGATCCTGATAAAGTCGTTGCGATAGGTGCGGCGATACAGGCGGATATTCTTGCCGGCAATAAACCGGACAGTGATATGTTATTACTGGATGTTATTCCGTTATCGCTTGGTTTAGAGACTATGGGCGGCTTAGTCGAAAAAGTGATCACCCGTAATACCACCATTCCTGTTGCCAAAGCACAAGAGTTTACTACTTTTAAAGACGGACAAACCGCGATGGCAATTCATGTCTTACAAGGCGAGCGTGAACTTGTTGATGATTGTCGATCGTTAGCTCGATTTGAACTTCGTGGCATTCCTGCCATGACAGCAGGTGCTGCGCACATTCGAGTGACCTTTAAAGTAGATGCTGATGGTTTATTAGAAGTTTCTGCAATGGAGAAATCCACCGGTGTTGAAGCGAGCATTGAAGTAAAACCTTCATTTGGTTTAGCAGAAAGTGAAATAGCAGAAATGTTAAAAGCGTCGATGTCCAATGCTAAAGAAGATATGCAAGCGCGGATGTTAAAAGAGCAACAGGTGGAAGCGACTAGGGTGATTGAAGGTGTACAATCGGCATTGGCGGCTGATAGCCAATTATTGCCGGCAGAGGAAATTGCAACCATCGAACAGGCTATTACTGAGTTAGCGCAAGCAAGCCAAGGAGATAGCCCGGAAAAAATTGAAACGGCGATAGAGAAGCTTAACCAGCAAACGGCTAAATTTGCTGAACTAAGAATGGATGCGTCGATTCGCACTGCCTTGTCTGGTCATACGGTTGATGAACTGTAGTGCCGGTAATTAAAGAAATAAGTAAGATTAGAGAATAAGATGCCAAAAATTATCGTATTACCTCATGAAGAGTTATGCCCTGATGGGGCTGTGCTTGACGCCGAAACCGGTGAAAGTGTATTAAATGTTGCCTTAAAAAATGATATTGATATCGAACATGCCTGTGAGAAGGTCTGCGCCTGTACTACCTGTCATGTCATTATTCGCGAAGGTTTTGATTCTTTAGAAGAAAGTGATGAATTAGAAGATGATATGCTGGATAAAGCTTGGGGCTTAGAGCCTGAATCACGCTTAAGCTGTCAGGCAATCGTCGCCGACGAAGATCTGGTGATCGAAATACCTAAATATACGGTGAATATGGTCTCTGAAAATCACTAATTTTCAACATATTCAATTTTAAAAAAGGGTAATAGCAGGTATGTTATTATCCTTTTTAATTAAATATATTTAGTGTTAATTATTCTATGGATTCATTTAGAAATTATAAAGAGTAGAAATATAACTCACTGCCTCATACCGTAATTAGTAAAACACAGTAATTCATACAGCCTAATTCGCTCACCTCAAGTATTAAACACTCAATAGACAATGTTGTTAACAAAATGTAATATTTGTTTCTTTCATATTATTTACTGATTACTAATAAATATTTTAAGCATTTAACGGATATTTGTTTGGTTTTAGGGAAGTCACAAAGGAAGTTTAATGAGTCTATTTAAAGCTCTTATTAATAAATTACAATTGTTTTTTATTGGTAGTATTTTAATTTTTGGTTTTAAT of Thalassotalea insulae contains these proteins:
- the hscB gene encoding co-chaperone HscB, with the protein product MNNFEIFGLEEKFAIDVDALTERYQSIQKNVHPDRFAHGSDQEKLLAAKKSTQVNDAYQTLKKPLKRAQYMLELRGVDMPSEQASFSDNAFLMRQMELREMLEEVKFADDIDAAVFEVSQVLETEFEQLYKEMQIALLENSDASNQSASEILRKLKFYQKLHLELDRLEDLLFDE
- the hscA gene encoding Fe-S protein assembly chaperone HscA yields the protein MALLQIAEPGQSTVPHEHRLAAGIDLGTTNSLIATVKSGLAETLADENGQDILPSIVSYQADNVLVGHPAKELAVSDPQNTIVSAKRLIGRSLSDIQSKYHSLPYQFCGDENHPSFVTRSGDINPVQVSAEVLKTLNQRAQQALGGELTGVVITVPAYFDDAQRQSTKDAAKLAGLNVLRLLNEPTAAAVAYGLDSGQEGVIAVYDLGGGTFDISILRLNKGVFEVLATGGDSALGGDDFDVVLVDHLVAQANLQRPLTPSMERQLTEQACRAKEALTNNDSHEINLYLADNSTWQCTITRDDFEGLIKSLVTKTVRACRRALKDADVEVCEVKEVVMVGGSTRVPLVRTEVEAYFKQQPLTSIDPDKVVAIGAAIQADILAGNKPDSDMLLLDVIPLSLGLETMGGLVEKVITRNTTIPVAKAQEFTTFKDGQTAMAIHVLQGERELVDDCRSLARFELRGIPAMTAGAAHIRVTFKVDADGLLEVSAMEKSTGVEASIEVKPSFGLAESEIAEMLKASMSNAKEDMQARMLKEQQVEATRVIEGVQSALAADSQLLPAEEIATIEQAITELAQASQGDSPEKIETAIEKLNQQTAKFAELRMDASIRTALSGHTVDEL
- the fdx gene encoding ISC system 2Fe-2S type ferredoxin, which gives rise to MPKIIVLPHEELCPDGAVLDAETGESVLNVALKNDIDIEHACEKVCACTTCHVIIREGFDSLEESDELEDDMLDKAWGLEPESRLSCQAIVADEDLVIEIPKYTVNMVSENH